A genomic stretch from Petrimonas mucosa includes:
- a CDS encoding IS256 family transposase, giving the protein MDIPKELLNKEFLSQFKTEEDVSKFLTDLHTRVLEQMLEGEMEAYLGYEKHSPEGNNSGNSRNGKYPKKIQTHYGESVIDVPRDRQGEFEPTVVPKHQSRGLSIEKLVISLYAKGMSVSDIEEEMKEIYGITLSTSAISIITNKVTQAAIEWQNRPLENQYLIVWMDGIVFKVRDQGKVVNKTVYLCVGLNKEGIKEVLGMWVGKNESASYWTGVLTDLKARGVNDILITVTDNLNGFTDSIKAVFPDATTQICVVHQIRNSCRYVVWKEKKEFSSDLKNIYNAPTKESAALELDAFEQKWGGKYPYAIRSWRRNWDELTAFFDFPVEIRKIIYTTNLIENLNGKIRKYTKNKLSFPNDDALKKAVYLAVSEIEKKWTQPIWNWGLIFNQFITIFENRIQV; this is encoded by the coding sequence ATGGACATTCCCAAAGAGTTATTAAACAAAGAGTTTCTGTCTCAATTTAAGACGGAAGAAGACGTGAGCAAGTTTTTAACCGACTTGCACACTCGGGTATTGGAACAAATGCTGGAAGGCGAGATGGAAGCTTATTTAGGCTACGAGAAACATTCCCCGGAAGGCAACAACAGCGGCAATTCCCGTAACGGCAAGTATCCCAAGAAAATACAGACACATTATGGCGAATCCGTCATAGATGTGCCTCGTGACCGTCAGGGAGAGTTTGAACCAACTGTTGTCCCCAAGCATCAGAGCCGAGGTTTATCCATCGAGAAACTGGTCATATCCCTTTACGCCAAAGGAATGAGTGTGTCGGATATTGAAGAAGAGATGAAAGAGATTTACGGCATAACACTTTCCACTTCAGCCATATCCATTATAACCAATAAAGTAACTCAAGCAGCGATAGAATGGCAGAATCGCCCGCTGGAGAATCAGTATCTTATAGTCTGGATGGATGGCATTGTCTTTAAAGTCAGAGACCAGGGTAAAGTGGTCAATAAAACGGTTTATTTATGTGTAGGCTTGAATAAGGAAGGCATCAAGGAAGTGCTGGGCATGTGGGTTGGCAAGAATGAAAGTGCATCGTATTGGACAGGTGTTTTAACCGACTTGAAAGCTCGTGGAGTAAATGATATTCTGATTACCGTAACTGATAATTTGAACGGATTCACAGACTCAATAAAAGCGGTTTTCCCTGATGCAACCACTCAAATCTGTGTTGTACATCAAATACGCAACTCTTGCAGGTACGTTGTCTGGAAAGAGAAAAAAGAGTTTTCATCTGATTTGAAGAATATTTACAACGCTCCCACCAAAGAGTCAGCTGCACTGGAACTGGATGCTTTTGAACAGAAATGGGGTGGAAAGTACCCTTATGCCATTCGTTCATGGCGGAGAAATTGGGATGAACTGACGGCCTTTTTTGACTTTCCTGTTGAAATCAGAAAGATTATCTACACGACCAATCTGATAGAAAATCTGAATGGGAAAATTAGAAAATACACCAAAAACAAGCTTTCGTTTCCAAACGATGATGCTTTGAAAAAGGCTGTATATTTGGCTGTTTCTGAAATAGAAAAAAAATGGACACAGCCAATTTGGAACTGGGGGTTGATTTTTAACCAGTTTATAACTATATTTGAAAACAGGATTCAAGTATAA
- the trhO gene encoding oxygen-dependent tRNA uridine(34) hydroxylase TrhO, with protein sequence MQLLHNRISKRELKARLFAETVPRITVSLYKYFTITDPKAFRDEVYLKFSELNVFGRIYIAHEGINAQISVPENNFGTFKETLYGLSPELNGIRLNIAIDDDGKSFWVLKCKVRPKIVADGITDPSFDASNVGQYLKADEVNRMIGREDTLFVDMRNHYEYEVGHFENALEIPSNTFREQLPMAAEMLKEHKDKKIVMYCTGGIRCEKASAYLRHKGFPNLFHVEGGVIEYVRRAREQNLPLKFVGKNFVFDGRMGERITDDVIAKCHQCGAPCDNHTNCNNDGCHLLFIQCDGCRSKYEGCCSDACMEEHHLPAEEQQARRSGRIGLARSYRAE encoded by the coding sequence ATGCAACTGTTACACAACCGAATTTCCAAACGGGAACTGAAGGCCCGGCTGTTTGCAGAAACAGTGCCGCGCATCACCGTCTCCCTGTATAAATACTTCACAATAACAGATCCGAAAGCTTTCCGCGACGAGGTTTACCTGAAGTTCAGCGAGCTGAATGTTTTCGGGCGGATCTACATTGCCCATGAAGGGATCAATGCGCAGATTAGTGTGCCCGAGAATAATTTCGGCACATTCAAAGAGACGCTCTACGGGCTATCGCCCGAACTCAACGGCATCCGGCTCAATATCGCGATCGACGATGACGGCAAATCGTTTTGGGTGCTGAAGTGCAAGGTTAGGCCCAAGATCGTTGCGGACGGTATCACCGACCCCTCTTTCGATGCGTCGAACGTGGGGCAGTACCTGAAGGCCGACGAGGTGAACAGGATGATTGGCCGGGAGGATACTCTCTTTGTGGATATGCGCAACCATTACGAATATGAGGTGGGCCATTTTGAAAATGCGTTGGAGATACCTTCCAACACGTTCCGCGAACAGCTGCCCATGGCTGCGGAGATGCTGAAGGAGCATAAGGATAAGAAGATCGTGATGTACTGCACCGGAGGCATCCGGTGTGAAAAGGCGTCGGCCTACCTGCGCCACAAAGGGTTTCCCAATCTCTTCCACGTGGAGGGTGGCGTGATTGAGTATGTCAGGAGAGCCAGGGAGCAGAATCTCCCCTTGAAGTTTGTGGGCAAGAATTTTGTATTCGATGGGCGCATGGGCGAGCGGATTACCGACGATGTGATTGCAAAATGCCATCAATGTGGAGCCCCATGCGATAACCACACCAACTGCAATAACGACGGGTGTCACCTGCTCTTTATCCAGTGTGACGGGTGCAGAAGCAAGTATGAGGGCTGCTGCAGCGACGCCTGTATGGAAGAGCACCATCTTCCCGCCGAAGAGCAGCAGGCCCGAAGGTCAGGAAGGATAGGCTTGGCAAGGAGTTATCGGGCCGAATAG
- the nrfA gene encoding ammonia-forming cytochrome c nitrite reductase: protein MSNNENRKMKSWVAWLLFFVTVGIVFLLGMLAASITQRRAEVASILNNKKVNITGIESRNEIFAQNYPREYESWIRTADTTFQSEFNGSSVADVLEQRPEMVILWAGYAFSKDYGTPRGHMHAIEDIHHTLRTGAPLSPDEGPQPATCWTCKSPDVPRLMDSLGIAEFYKGTWASLGDEVVNPIGCADCHEAENMNLKISRPGLIEGLKNSGRNIDNIPQQEMRSLACAQCHVEYYFTPDGKYLIFPWHNGLTVEGSERYYDSIRFADYTHKLSRAPIIKAQHPDYEIYKTGIHAQRGVSCADCHMPYISEGGVKYSNHQIRSPLASINSTCQVCHRESEETLRNAVYERQRSANEIRNLVEKELAAAHIEAKFAWERGATEAEMEEALQLIRQSQWRWDYAVASHGGSFHSPVEFQRILAMSLDRAHKARFAISKVLAQLGHTGDVPMPDISTKEKAQAYIGLEMTQEREAKKEFVETVVPEWLKKARANNRLVSRNY from the coding sequence ATGAGCAACAATGAAAACAGAAAGATGAAGTCGTGGGTAGCCTGGCTTCTGTTTTTCGTTACAGTTGGCATCGTCTTCCTGCTGGGTATGCTTGCCGCATCGATCACCCAGCGAAGAGCCGAAGTGGCATCGATCCTCAACAACAAGAAGGTGAATATCACCGGTATTGAATCGCGGAACGAAATCTTCGCCCAGAATTACCCGAGGGAGTATGAATCGTGGATCAGGACCGCCGACACCACCTTTCAGAGCGAATTCAATGGAAGCAGTGTGGCGGATGTACTGGAACAACGGCCCGAGATGGTGATCCTATGGGCGGGATATGCCTTCTCGAAGGATTACGGAACACCCCGGGGCCATATGCATGCCATCGAGGATATCCACCACACGCTACGTACGGGAGCACCGCTCTCTCCGGACGAAGGACCGCAGCCGGCAACCTGCTGGACCTGTAAAAGCCCGGACGTTCCCCGTCTGATGGATTCTCTTGGAATAGCTGAATTTTACAAGGGCACATGGGCTTCGCTGGGAGATGAGGTGGTGAATCCCATCGGATGCGCCGATTGTCACGAAGCGGAGAACATGAACCTGAAAATCAGTCGCCCGGGATTGATTGAAGGGCTGAAGAACAGCGGCAGGAACATCGACAACATCCCGCAGCAGGAGATGCGTTCGCTGGCCTGCGCCCAATGTCACGTGGAGTACTATTTCACTCCCGACGGCAAATACCTGATCTTTCCCTGGCACAACGGGCTGACCGTCGAGGGTAGTGAAAGGTATTACGACAGCATCCGGTTTGCCGACTATACACACAAGCTCAGCCGGGCACCCATCATCAAGGCACAGCATCCCGATTACGAGATCTATAAGACCGGCATTCACGCTCAGCGGGGCGTTTCGTGCGCCGATTGCCATATGCCGTACATATCGGAAGGAGGGGTCAAGTACTCCAACCATCAGATAAGAAGTCCGCTGGCAAGCATCAACAGCACCTGCCAGGTCTGTCACCGTGAAAGCGAGGAGACCTTGCGCAATGCCGTCTACGAGCGCCAACGCAGTGCCAACGAAATCCGCAACCTGGTTGAGAAAGAACTTGCGGCCGCCCATATCGAGGCCAAGTTTGCCTGGGAGAGGGGGGCTACCGAAGCAGAGATGGAGGAGGCGTTGCAACTTATCCGGCAATCTCAATGGCGTTGGGACTACGCTGTGGCTTCGCACGGCGGATCGTTCCACTCGCCGGTAGAGTTCCAGCGGATTCTCGCCATGAGTCTCGACCGGGCGCATAAAGCCCGATTTGCCATTTCGAAAGTATTGGCTCAACTGGGGCATACCGGTGATGTTCCCATGCCCGACATCTCTACCAAGGAGAAGGCACAGGCCTACATCGGACTGGAGATGACGCAGGAGCGGGAAGCAAAAAAGGAGTTCGTGGAAACGGTGGTGCCCGAATGGCTGAAAAAAGCCAGAGCCAACAACCGCCTGGTCAGCAGAAATTATTGA
- a CDS encoding IS1595-like element ISPemu1 family transposase, with translation MGFREKYTGVNSIEFNRYFQSDEDCFRYLSAIKWSSESPYKCKKCGHLKYGKGKKSYSRRCANCNYDESPTAGTMFDKIKFPLLIAFHICFKISTKKKGMSSMELSEEFGLRQKTVWEFKWKIQQAMTSSRKNQLCGKVQVDEFLIGEYEEGKVGRSGESKKKLVIVALEILEDKGSVGRAYAQVIDRASSKEFRPFFETYISKEAHVITDVWKGYLPLKKDYPNLEQIPSDKGKGMQQLHIHIMNIQGWLRGIHHHCSKQRLQGYLDEYHFRYNRRSMMGSIFDLLLRKMVFSEPIRLNRSNITTAV, from the coding sequence ATGGGATTTAGAGAAAAGTATACGGGGGTGAATTCAATAGAATTTAATAGGTATTTTCAGAGCGACGAAGATTGTTTTCGTTATTTGTCTGCAATAAAATGGTCATCTGAAAGTCCGTACAAATGCAAGAAATGCGGTCATCTGAAGTATGGAAAAGGCAAAAAGTCATATTCACGCCGTTGCGCCAATTGTAATTACGATGAAAGTCCAACGGCAGGAACGATGTTTGACAAGATAAAATTTCCATTACTAATAGCGTTTCACATATGCTTTAAGATCAGTACAAAAAAGAAAGGAATGTCTTCCATGGAATTGTCAGAAGAGTTTGGATTGCGGCAGAAAACAGTTTGGGAATTTAAGTGGAAAATCCAACAAGCAATGACGAGCAGCCGTAAAAACCAATTATGCGGCAAAGTTCAAGTGGATGAATTTCTGATTGGCGAATACGAGGAAGGGAAAGTGGGGCGTAGTGGCGAGAGCAAAAAGAAGTTAGTTATAGTTGCACTTGAAATTCTGGAAGATAAAGGTAGTGTTGGGCGTGCTTATGCACAAGTAATTGATCGTGCTTCAAGCAAAGAATTCAGACCGTTTTTTGAGACATATATTAGCAAAGAAGCGCACGTTATTACTGACGTTTGGAAAGGATATTTGCCATTGAAAAAGGACTATCCAAACTTAGAACAAATACCTTCAGACAAGGGAAAGGGAATGCAGCAACTGCATATTCACATAATGAACATCCAGGGATGGTTGCGAGGGATACACCACCATTGCTCAAAGCAGCGGCTGCAAGGTTATCTCGATGAGTACCATTTCAGGTATAACAGGAGGTCAATGATGGGGTCAATCTTCGATTTACTCCTTAGGAAGATGGTCTTCAGTGAACCTATAAGGTTAAATAGAAGTAATATAACTACAGCGGTCTAA
- the nrfH gene encoding cytochrome c nitrite reductase small subunit, with protein sequence MGKLTQIWNEVKPRGGWRYPAIIISGAFVGLFIYTFFASRAYSYLSDNPRTCVNCHVMSPYYATWTHSSHARNVTCNDCHVPHNNVVNKYLFKAKDGLRHSAVFTLRGEKTALQTIEASSEVIMENCIRCHTQLNQEFVTTGRMGYRETRANGGNACWDCHRDVPHTRSRSEVSTPHSHVPMPDTRVPDWLSTAITNHQVK encoded by the coding sequence ATGGGAAAACTGACACAAATCTGGAATGAGGTAAAACCCCGCGGGGGATGGAGATATCCGGCAATCATCATCTCCGGGGCATTTGTGGGGCTCTTCATCTATACTTTTTTCGCCTCCCGTGCCTACAGCTACCTTTCCGACAATCCCCGAACCTGCGTCAACTGTCACGTGATGAGTCCCTACTACGCCACCTGGACCCACAGTTCACACGCCCGGAATGTCACCTGCAACGATTGTCATGTTCCGCACAACAATGTGGTGAACAAGTATCTCTTCAAAGCCAAGGATGGCCTCCGCCACTCCGCCGTTTTTACCCTTCGGGGTGAGAAAACAGCCCTGCAAACCATTGAGGCCAGTTCAGAAGTGATCATGGAGAACTGTATCCGGTGCCATACACAGCTCAATCAGGAGTTCGTGACGACCGGAAGGATGGGTTACCGGGAGACGAGAGCAAATGGCGGAAATGCCTGCTGGGACTGTCACCGGGATGTTCCCCACACCCGAAGCCGCTCGGAAGTATCCACACCCCATTCGCATGTACCGATGCCCGATACCCGGGTACCGGACTGGTTAAGCACGGCAATCACCAACCATCAAGTGAAGTAA
- a CDS encoding IS1595 family transposase, whose translation MNILDFAINYPDEESCRKKFKEQRDQMGVTCRHCNCKEHYWLENKQAYECKRCRARQTLRSGTVMQHSNLPYRYWFVAMHLLTATKGSFSAAELQRQLGHKRYQPIWEMVNKLRDVMGKRDDEYTLEGAIELDDAFFSTEISLEERDKPLKRGRGSQKKTKVLVMAESKTVENPKPGKKPKKVRYLKMKVISDLKSGTITRNVKEHVESTADLTTDDSTSYTKLKEHVHSHTASVIPHQDLSKVLPWVHTAISNAKRQLLGVYYKIKPEYLQYYLNQFCYKFNRRYFGENQFERLLIAAVTYAPDFKSRIYNRNYCG comes from the coding sequence ATGAATATCCTGGATTTTGCTATAAATTACCCCGATGAGGAATCCTGTCGGAAAAAATTCAAAGAACAAAGAGACCAAATGGGAGTAACCTGTCGTCATTGTAATTGTAAAGAACATTATTGGCTGGAAAACAAGCAGGCCTATGAATGCAAGCGTTGTCGCGCACGCCAAACCTTGCGTTCAGGCACCGTCATGCAGCACTCCAACCTGCCTTACCGTTACTGGTTCGTGGCCATGCACCTGCTCACGGCGACCAAGGGCTCCTTTTCCGCGGCGGAGCTGCAGCGCCAGCTGGGGCACAAGCGTTACCAGCCCATATGGGAAATGGTCAATAAACTGCGTGACGTGATGGGCAAACGCGATGATGAGTACACCCTCGAGGGAGCCATCGAGTTGGACGACGCCTTCTTTTCCACCGAAATATCCCTTGAAGAGAGGGACAAACCGTTGAAGCGCGGCCGCGGGAGCCAAAAAAAGACCAAAGTGCTGGTAATGGCTGAAAGCAAAACGGTTGAAAACCCCAAGCCGGGTAAGAAACCCAAGAAGGTTAGATACCTGAAAATGAAAGTGATCAGTGACTTGAAGTCCGGTACAATTACAAGGAATGTCAAAGAGCACGTTGAAAGCACGGCGGATCTGACCACCGATGACTCAACATCTTACACTAAATTGAAAGAGCATGTTCATTCACATACGGCATCTGTTATTCCACACCAGGATCTTTCCAAGGTGCTGCCCTGGGTGCATACCGCGATCAGCAATGCCAAACGACAGCTCCTGGGCGTGTATTACAAGATAAAACCAGAATACTTGCAATATTACCTCAACCAGTTCTGTTATAAATTCAACAGGCGTTACTTCGGGGAAAACCAGTTTGAAAGACTGTTGATAGCCGCTGTAACGTATGCTCCTGATTTCAAGTCAAGAATTTACAATAGGAACTATTGCGGATAA
- the ccsA gene encoding cytochrome c biogenesis protein CcsA, which yields MSWNFFIFFAAPAILSWGIASGVALRSHKKWLATGLMVLGLGIFFAFILGLWLSLERPPLRTMGETRLWYSFFLPLAGLITYQRWGYRWILSFSTLLSALFIVVNIARPEIHNKVLMPALQSPWFAPHVIIYIFSYAILGAVTLIALFYLFRGEKLQERDRIMETTDNLVYVGVAFLTIGMLMGAIWAKEAWGHYWSWDPKETWAAATWLGYLLYIHYRLRKRSKESTSMLILIGTFILLQVCWYGVNYLPSAQGRSVHTYSAR from the coding sequence ATGTCGTGGAATTTTTTCATATTTTTTGCTGCACCGGCGATCCTCTCCTGGGGCATAGCATCGGGGGTGGCATTGCGCAGCCATAAAAAGTGGTTAGCCACCGGATTGATGGTATTGGGACTGGGTATATTTTTCGCATTTATCCTCGGATTGTGGTTGTCGCTCGAGCGGCCACCCCTGCGGACAATGGGAGAGACCCGTTTGTGGTACTCTTTTTTCCTGCCGTTAGCAGGATTAATCACTTATCAACGGTGGGGATACCGGTGGATACTGTCGTTCAGCACCCTCCTATCGGCACTCTTTATCGTTGTAAACATCGCCCGGCCGGAGATCCACAATAAAGTGTTGATGCCTGCCCTGCAAAGCCCTTGGTTTGCGCCTCACGTGATTATCTACATCTTTTCCTACGCCATTCTTGGAGCCGTAACATTGATAGCTCTCTTCTACCTTTTCAGGGGGGAGAAGCTGCAGGAGAGGGATCGCATCATGGAGACAACCGATAACCTGGTGTATGTTGGCGTCGCATTTCTAACAATAGGCATGCTGATGGGGGCAATCTGGGCAAAAGAGGCTTGGGGACACTACTGGAGTTGGGATCCGAAGGAGACATGGGCGGCGGCCACCTGGCTGGGCTATCTGCTCTATATCCATTACCGGCTCCGGAAAAGATCGAAAGAGAGCACCTCGATGCTGATCCTTATCGGCACATTCATCCTGCTTCAGGTCTGCTGGTACGGAGTCAATTACCTCCCCTCGGCACAAGGTAGAAGCGTCCACACCTATTCGGCCCGATAA
- a CDS encoding DeoR/GlpR family DNA-binding transcription regulator: protein MNYELRKKIIIDLLNEKEIITISEISKRCNVSKITVRRDFLFLEQEGKLKRTHGGAVIAKNGQNLFTFNVKVNQNIIKKEEICRIAANHIQENDIIFIDCGTTLFHMINYIKKFKSLIVITTSLPIISELLDFPNIKLIIIGGEVEHSRKAIYGPVANKNINLYHADKAFIGADGVSLKNGLSSYDEMEASITLKMAENSSEVFLLCDSSKIEKNSFYRFADFSKIDHLITNRDISDHHLREYRDMGIDVIIE, encoded by the coding sequence ATGAATTACGAATTAAGAAAGAAAATTATAATTGATCTTCTAAACGAAAAAGAAATTATTACGATTTCTGAAATTTCTAAACGGTGTAACGTTTCTAAAATTACAGTTCGTCGTGATTTTCTATTTTTAGAGCAAGAAGGAAAACTTAAAAGAACTCATGGGGGAGCAGTAATTGCTAAAAATGGTCAAAACCTCTTTACATTTAACGTAAAAGTGAATCAAAATATCATAAAAAAAGAGGAAATTTGCAGAATTGCGGCAAACCATATCCAAGAGAATGATATAATTTTCATTGACTGTGGGACGACACTTTTCCACATGATAAATTATATAAAGAAGTTTAAATCTTTAATAGTTATTACAACATCACTCCCAATCATTTCAGAACTACTTGATTTCCCAAATATCAAATTAATTATTATAGGTGGAGAGGTTGAACATTCTCGAAAAGCTATTTATGGTCCGGTTGCTAATAAGAATATTAACCTTTATCATGCCGATAAAGCATTTATTGGTGCTGATGGCGTTTCATTAAAAAATGGACTTAGTTCATATGATGAAATGGAAGCTTCCATAACGCTGAAAATGGCAGAAAATTCAAGTGAAGTCTTTTTACTTTGTGATTCTTCAAAAATTGAGAAAAACTCATTTTATCGATTTGCCGACTTCTCAAAGATTGATCATCTCATTACTAATCGAGATATTTCAGATCATCATTTAAGAGAATATCGAGATATGGGAATTGACGTAATAATAGAATAA
- the truA gene encoding tRNA pseudouridine(38-40) synthase TruA, which translates to MKRYFITLSYNGKNYVGWQIQPNGLSVQEALQHALSVILREPVEVVGAGRTDAGVHAHKMVAHFDLPGTDLDATKLVRNLNSFLPRDISVQAIREVRPDAHARFSAISRTYKYYLTTEKDPFLADLALRLFFEPDIDAMNRLCEVLKEYEEFTSFSRLHTDVKSNICHIREAFWEQSGSHYTFTITANRFLRNMVRAIVGTLLLAGRGKLDEAGFRKIIEAKDRRAAGESAPGHALFLHDVVYPEEIWMVE; encoded by the coding sequence AATTACGTCGGCTGGCAAATACAGCCTAACGGACTGAGTGTGCAGGAGGCATTGCAACATGCCCTTTCGGTCATCCTGCGCGAACCGGTGGAAGTGGTGGGGGCGGGCAGGACCGATGCCGGAGTACATGCCCATAAGATGGTGGCTCATTTCGATCTTCCGGGAACCGACCTGGATGCGACGAAGCTGGTGAGAAACCTCAACAGTTTTCTGCCCCGCGATATATCGGTGCAAGCAATCAGGGAGGTGAGACCCGATGCACATGCCCGTTTCTCGGCCATATCCCGTACGTACAAATATTATCTCACCACGGAAAAAGATCCCTTCCTGGCCGACCTCGCCCTTCGGCTCTTTTTCGAACCCGATATCGATGCCATGAACAGACTGTGTGAAGTGTTGAAAGAGTACGAAGAGTTCACCAGTTTCAGCCGGCTCCATACCGATGTGAAGAGCAACATCTGCCATATCCGGGAGGCATTCTGGGAGCAGTCGGGTTCACACTACACCTTTACCATCACGGCCAACCGCTTCCTGCGGAACATGGTGCGGGCCATCGTAGGGACACTGCTGTTGGCCGGACGCGGAAAGCTAGACGAGGCCGGCTTCAGGAAAATAATTGAAGCCAAGGATCGTCGGGCTGCCGGTGAATCTGCACCCGGACATGCGCTCTTCCTCCACGACGTGGTATACCCCGAGGAGATCTGGATGGTTGAGTAA
- a CDS encoding cytochrome c biogenesis protein ResB produces the protein MKPIGKIWERPWGYTEGFIVAGGIALAGILLQLQFGNLGPSDYSFPVNLIVGILFVAGLLCCHFLLRANHVIRWLSGTTSTVPALLMLLTFVVVMGLTPQYSGELPREELPDTLFSRIGWYRMTTSWAFVLLCFYILTILGLTLLKKSREVQSWRLAGFYLNHLGLFLALLAGLLGSGDIRRFTVQVNEGEVEWRDLPLAIELERFEIEEYPPRLVVIDNRTGKILPVDRPESYMFEATGRWTELNGNRIEIVEYLPQAVPVDDPASVTFVPMQMDGAATALKVRVINPSLGKPVEGWVSNGSYRFPYRTLPIDEATSLAMPMQEVKRYTSWVTVYTEAGEQKKGGIEVNRPLSIGGWTIYQYGYDESMGKYSRQSVFELVRDPWLPLVYTGIFMLLAGALFLFVAGPKKPIIES, from the coding sequence ATGAAGCCCATCGGAAAAATATGGGAGCGGCCATGGGGTTACACCGAAGGATTTATCGTGGCCGGCGGTATTGCGTTGGCAGGCATCCTGCTGCAGCTCCAGTTTGGTAATCTCGGTCCCTCCGACTACAGTTTTCCGGTAAACCTGATTGTGGGGATCCTCTTTGTGGCAGGGCTTCTTTGCTGCCACTTCCTGCTGAGAGCGAACCACGTTATACGATGGCTTTCGGGGACAACATCAACCGTGCCTGCGTTGCTCATGCTGCTGACATTTGTGGTGGTGATGGGATTGACGCCCCAGTATTCCGGAGAGCTGCCCCGGGAAGAACTGCCCGACACACTTTTCAGCCGGATCGGATGGTACCGGATGACCACCTCATGGGCATTTGTACTCCTCTGCTTTTACATCCTGACGATTCTGGGCCTGACACTGCTGAAGAAGAGCCGTGAGGTGCAATCGTGGCGACTGGCCGGCTTCTACCTCAATCACCTGGGGTTGTTTCTGGCACTACTCGCCGGTTTGCTGGGAAGCGGAGATATCCGGCGTTTCACCGTTCAGGTCAACGAAGGCGAGGTGGAGTGGCGCGACCTGCCCCTCGCCATCGAACTGGAAAGATTCGAGATCGAGGAGTATCCCCCCAGACTGGTTGTCATCGATAACCGTACGGGGAAGATCCTGCCAGTAGACCGCCCCGAATCCTATATGTTTGAAGCAACCGGCAGGTGGACAGAGCTAAACGGAAACCGCATCGAAATAGTGGAGTACCTTCCTCAGGCAGTCCCGGTAGACGACCCGGCATCGGTTACCTTTGTTCCCATGCAGATGGATGGAGCAGCCACGGCGCTGAAGGTACGGGTAATCAATCCATCGCTCGGCAAGCCGGTCGAGGGCTGGGTGAGCAACGGAAGCTACCGGTTTCCCTATCGGACGCTGCCTATCGATGAAGCCACCAGCCTGGCAATGCCCATGCAGGAAGTGAAACGGTACACTTCATGGGTAACCGTCTATACGGAGGCCGGGGAACAGAAAAAGGGTGGTATCGAAGTAAACAGGCCGCTTTCGATTGGGGGATGGACCATCTACCAGTACGGATACGACGAAAGTATGGGCAAATACTCCAGGCAAAGCGTTTTCGAACTGGTCCGCGATCCCTGGTTGCCGTTGGTCTACACCGGTATCTTCATGCTGTTGGCCGGGGCACTCTTCCTGTTTGTTGCCGGCCCCAAAAAACCGATAATCGAGAGTTGA